In Silene latifolia isolate original U9 population chromosome X, ASM4854445v1, whole genome shotgun sequence, the following proteins share a genomic window:
- the LOC141619490 gene encoding uncharacterized protein LOC141619490, whose protein sequence is MIQEMVEQVQIIRQKMRAAQDRQKSYADAKRSDISFEVGEKLRRYLSDPSHILSHDVVEVDEQLTYIETPKEILDRKVRKTRHGETALVKMLWTNHKAEEATWETEAAMRESYPHLFT, encoded by the exons atgattcaggagatggttgaacaggtgcAGATCATTCGACAGAAGATGAGGGCTGCTCAGGACCGGCAGAAGAGCTATGCTGACGCTAAAAGAAGCGACATTTCTTTCGAGGTGGGGGAGAAA TTGAGGAGATATTTGAGTGACCCTTCGCACATTTTGAGCCACGACGTGGTCGAGGTGGATGAGCAGTTGACCTACATCGAGACGCCTAAGGAGATTTTGGAcaggaaggttagaaagaccaggcacgGAGAGACTGCTTTAGTGAAGATGTTGTGGACTAATCATAAAGCAGAGGAGGCTACCTGGGAAACCGAGGCCGCAATGAGAGAGAGTTATCCACATCTGTTCacttga